aATAGTAAAATTTGCCATGTCAATAAAAGTGAAAACTTGCCATGGGATTTAGGTAAATTTGCCATGTTAAATAAAGGTCAAATAAAAAgtaaaacttgccatggcaatatTTGCCATTTTGTGTTGTTTTTGACAATTTAGAGAattgacatggcaaaatgcaatgGTTTATAAGGAAAATTTAGAACTGTTGATAGCTATATGGTGGCAATTATATGAAAAGCAACATGGCAAATTGTACTTCAAAATATTTTTGCCATGTGAAACATATCATAAATTGCACGGATCGAAACTTAAGTCACCATGGGATCACATCATAATTTGCCATGATTGGCATAGCATGGCGCACGCAACAGATAACGTAGTCTTTGGCATACCATAGCAGGAACAACCCGCATTCACCAGCGGCAGGAAGCGGCAGGAACAGCACACACGCACCAGCGGCAGGAATAGCACACACGCACCAGCGGCCATGGCTTCTGGTCTGGACCTCCCGGCGCTCTGCGCGGCTCCTCCGCAGCCCCGACTACTGGACCTCCCGGCGGCCAGCGCGGCTCCTCCGCGGCCCCGGCTACTGGACCTCCCAGCGGCCGGCGCTGCTCCTCCTGGAACACCACGAATTCATCCACCAGAAAGAGGCCCGCGTGTTATCTTAGACTTATAGCATAAATGGggagaggaggggggtggctgaATGCGTCTGACCTTGACGACAGACGCGGAAGAGGAGCGGGGATCGGGATCCTGCCGTGCGGGttggcggggacggcggcggtggcagaTGGCGGCGGAGCTCGCCGAGATCCCCCACCCCACACGCCGACCTCGCATACGACGCCATGGTTGCGCCTCCACCCTCTGCACAGCTCTGCCATCGCGCCACCGCCCGTCGCTCCATGGATCTGGTTTGGATCCGTGGCTGGCCGCCGGGCCCTCATCGCGTCAGCGCGGCCCCTCCATGGGCAGCTACCAACATCATCTCCTCCACGCCGTCGCCGGCGGCTCCGCCGCGTGGGCGAAGAGAGATTTGGGGGAGAAGAGAAGTGAGGAGTGAAATGGTGCTTCGTAGTGTTGGAGGGGAGAAGTGAGAGGGGAGGTGGCGTTCGCGACGGATTGACCGACTGCCGAACGACTTTGAGCGGTGACGTGTCTGTGTAACCTGCGCCAAGATTCACGAATATTATCCAACAGTGCATGCAGCGTTCGGGCCGAAACATCATAATACTGGTCGTTCGGCAGTTATCGTTTCCGCTTATTAATtgtttttttagattttactactATTATTAGCCTATTGATGATCTTCCAAGAGTCAAAGCGGCAAACTGCAGCTGGTTTATCCTCGCGTTTACCGTTGTGTTGCAGGACACGGACACCTTTTTTGATGGCGTTTTGCCGTGACGTAATTAAACACTCAAATCCACGATTAGCAACGTACCCCCGTCAATCTCAATCCGCAGCTGCATATTAATGCCATGAACGCAGGGTGGCAATACCATAACTACCTACCTGATCGAATAATCATCATCATAAACTCAGGGAGATATCGCCGAAACAAAAGGCCGAGAGGATGAGCGGCCGTAGGCTGTCGCTACTACTGGTCGCGTTGACGGCATTGGTGGCGTTGACGGCGGTGAAGGCGGAGTACAATGTCGTGGACTACGGCGCGAGGCCTGATGGCGGGGCGGACTCGGCGGGGGCGTTCCAGGCCGCGTGGGGCGCAGCGTGCAACGACACGGGAAGCTCCGGCTCCCGGCCGGTGCTGCGCGTGCCGACGGGCAGGTTCCTGCTCAGCCGGGCTTACTTCAAGGGCCCCTGCCGGAGCGCCGGCGTGGTTGTGGCCATCGACCGCAACGGCACCGTATTCTCACCGCCGACCGTGGACAGCAGGGCGTGGATCATGTTCCACCACGCCGACGGTCTGGCGCTCCGTGGTGGGACGTTGGACGGGCAGGGGCAGGAGTATTGGGCGTGCAAGAAGTCCGGCAGGTGCACCGGGCAGGGCCCCACGGTGAGTGATGACATGACCTTTTCTTGTTTTTTTTTCAATGCGATTGGGTTCGGTTTCCTTGTGACGGACGCCGCACGTACGTGCACTTGCAGACGCTGGACATTAGCCAGTCCAAGGGCGTGAGCGTGAAGCAGCTAACGTTGCTCGACAGCAAGAACGTTCACATGGCCATCTTCGACTCCACCGGCGTGACGGTCCAGGGTGTCAGGATGGTCGCTCCGGCCAACAGCCCCAACACCGACGGCATCCACGCCCAGCTCTCCCGCCACGTGAGCATCCTCAACACCACGATCAGCACCGGCGACGACTGCGTCTCCCTGGGGCCCGGCTCCTCCGACGTGCTCATCAGGGACATCAAGTGCGGCCCGGGCCACGGCATCAGGTGCCACCTTCAGTTGCCAGTTCATCATCCATTATtattgtgtttgcttgtgatttCGTTTGATAGCATTTGTTTTGTGCTTGCGTTGGATGGACGGTGGCAGCATCGGGAGCATGGGAGGGCAGGCCGGCGAGCAGGGGGTGAGGAACGTGACCGTGGAGAGGGCGGTGCTGACGGGCACGACGAACGGCCTGCGGATCAAGACGTGGGGGATGCCCAACCCTGGCTCCGTCACGGGTGTCTCCTTCTCGCAGGTCACGATGCAGCGCGTGGCGAACCCCATCCTCGTGGACCAGAACTACTGCCCCCGCAGCCGCAAAGTCGAATGCCCGGGCAAGGTACGTACGTAAGAGATGCCACCATTGCAGAGCATCGATCTTCATCTCAAGTTCCCTAGACGTGAAGCCATCGACTTCTACTGTATCACGAACCCTGTTGTTGTCGGTGCATGCAGAGCTCGGGGGTGCAGATCAGCGACGTGTCGTACGAGGACATTGAGGGCACGTCCAAGACGCCCGTGGCGGTGAAGTTCGACTGCAGCGACACCAACCCCTGCAGCGGGATCAGGCTCAAGAACATTAGGCTGACGTACCGGCACAGGCGGCCGGCGCAGGCCAAGTGCCGCAACGCTGCCGGGTCCGCGTCCGGAGAGGTCACGCCGCCGAGCTGCTTCTGAGGACCGAGCCGTCGGAGTTCGCCGTCATCTCCTTAATTCATTGGTTTCTGTAAATACTTCTCTTGCTTGATTGGTTCGTGAACTACTACTAACACCTTGCACAGTTGCGGGAGTGTGCCAAGTGCTACCAAATCCAAGTAATCATTGCTTGGTGTATCTCAAAGCGATCCTTACATGTAGCCCAATGTGGTGCTTAGTAATTTTAGCGGATTTGCTCATTCTCAATTGATTGAGAAATAGTTAAACCACAATGAACGGCATCAATTTTACGTGGTTGTTCTTGTAGATTTTATTTTGAATTTCTGTTTGTTTTTCGAGATATCGAATCTTCGTGTAAAATCATATGGTTATAGTTTGTAAGCGTAGAGGGACGGCGGAAGCGACTGAAATAGCGCGCTAGTTCTTCTAATGCATTTCACAAATACCTTGTGTGCATGCAGAAATCTGAAACATATAATAAAATCCACAAACACCAAGCTATATAATGTTCACCATAACAATATACACGAGAGATCAGCTCACAACAACATGAATACCCCAACAAAAGCGTCAATGTATCAAAAAAAAATATCATGTATGTCATGCCTCCAGTATCAACCCAATCAAACTATACTTGAGCAACGGGTCCGAATAGCAAGCAAGCACTTGAAAAGCAACCAATATGATAAAAGAAACACCAAATCAAAGGATAGGCGGCGAGCAACCCTGCATTGTAGCGATGAGTCAAGTACAAGGCAGACGCTCTAAATATTCAATTTGGACACTCAAATTTGGATGTATTTGTAGATCAAAAGGCCTCATTTCTCTCCCTACTCTAGAAACTCTCTCAAGAACAAAAAAAAACTCCAAATCTCTATTCCCGAGCTTGTGAAAACAGTtttagcgacgactacaagcactgaagcgagccgaaggcgcgccgtcGTCATCGCCCCTTCCTCGTCGGAGCcgggcaaaacttgttgtagtagatagtcgggaagtcgtcgtgctaaggccccataggaccagcacagcaaaacagcaaccgccgccgatgaagagtagcgtagatcggaaggatccaacctgaagaaACACAAACGTAGACGAACTACAaccagatccgagcaaatccaccaaggaTAGATCTGccagagacacacctccacacgcccaccgacGGTACTAGACACACCACTggaacgggggctaggcggggaaGACCTTATtgcatcttcagggagccgccgccgtctcgtcttcctgagcaggacacgAACCCTAACAAAACTTGAAGAAATATCTAAAAATggagccctcccgccggcaagggccgggatccaccgcgccgccatggccctaaggccaccggagacgaggcAGACCGGCGGCGGTGCCGACAAGAGGCAAAGGAACCCTAAGCTTTTCTTGGGGAGGAGGCTACTCTGGCTGATCAGCATAAGCCCCCTCAACTTGCTAATAATATCAAACAACCCTACTTCAGCCTACAATATGTCTATCTGTTGTAGTGACCAAAATGGCTTCCAAATAATGAAATAAGATATGCACATTATCATATAACTTGAATTGATATATTTAACTAATTGAATTAGCAGATCCGTTGAAATAAATGAATGCAGCCCGGGCGAGTGTCGTGGAAAAATCAATTATGCTCGATTTAGCCAAAGTCTTTTTAAAACCGTAGTACCTAAAACATCACGATTAGTTTGGGTGCACTGTATATTTAAAGGGTGCTGCTACGCGTCCGCCGTCAGCTGTATTAAAATTATGCGCCGCCTTGGACAGCCGTTGGATCCCTGAGTTGTTAGCCGTCCGATCTAGTGTGGGCGTCCCGCATGCCCTcccccactactagggaaaaccctagcagtagttgctacctcttgagcactgcgttggttttcccttgaagaggaaagggtgatgcagcaaagtagcgtaagtatttccctcagtttttgaggaccaaggtatcaatccagtaggaggccacgctcaagtcccttgcacctacacaaacaaataagaaccttgcaaccaacgcgataaaggggttgtcaatcccttcacggccacttgcaaaagtgagatctgatagagatgataagatgatatttttggtatttttatgataaagactaaaagtaaaaaAAGCAAAGTAAACGGCAAAAgtaatagcttgttgacggaagattaatatgatggaaaatagacccgggggccataggtttcactagtggcttctctcaagatagcataagtattacggtgggtaaacgaattactgtcgagcaattgatagaattgagcatagttattagaatatctaggtatgatcatgtatataggcatcacgtccgtgacaagtagaccgactcctgcctgcatctactactattactccacacatcgaccgctatccagcatgcatctagagtattaagtttataagaacggagtaacgctttaagcaagatgacatgatgtagagggataaactcatgcaatatgatataaaccccatctttttatcctcgatggcaacaatacaatacatg
This genomic window from Aegilops tauschii subsp. strangulata cultivar AL8/78 chromosome 4, Aet v6.0, whole genome shotgun sequence contains:
- the LOC109762075 gene encoding polygalacturonase-like, translated to MSGRRLSLLLVALTALVALTAVKAEYNVVDYGARPDGGADSAGAFQAAWGAACNDTGSSGSRPVLRVPTGRFLLSRAYFKGPCRSAGVVVAIDRNGTVFSPPTVDSRAWIMFHHADGLALRGGTLDGQGQEYWACKKSGRCTGQGPTTLDISQSKGVSVKQLTLLDSKNVHMAIFDSTGVTVQGVRMVAPANSPNTDGIHAQLSRHVSILNTTISTGDDCVSLGPGSSDVLIRDIKCGPGHGISIGSMGGQAGEQGVRNVTVERAVLTGTTNGLRIKTWGMPNPGSVTGVSFSQVTMQRVANPILVDQNYCPRSRKVECPGKSSGVQISDVSYEDIEGTSKTPVAVKFDCSDTNPCSGIRLKNIRLTYRHRRPAQAKCRNAAGSASGEVTPPSCF